In Pseudomonas sp. Leaf58, one DNA window encodes the following:
- the ccoN gene encoding cytochrome-c oxidase, cbb3-type subunit I — MSTAISPTAYNYKVVRQFAIMTVVWGILGMGLGVFIASQLVWPQLNLDLPWTSFGRLRPLHTNLVIFAFGGCALFGTSYYVVQRTCQTRLISDSMAAFTFWGWQAVIVGALITLPMGYTTTKEYAELEWPLAILLAVVWVTYGLVFFGTIVKRKTKHIYVGNWFYGAFIVVTAMLHIVNHISLPVSLFKSYSAYSGATDAMIQWWYGHNAVGFFLTTGFLGMMYYFVPKQAERPIYSYRLSIVHFWALITLYIWAGPHHLHYTALPDWAQSLGMVMSIILLAPSWGGMINGMMTLSGAWHKLRTDPILRFLVVSLAFYGMSTFEGPMMAIKTVNSLSHYTDWTIGHVHAGALGWVAMISIGAVYHMIPRLYGREQMHSVGLINAHFWLATIGTVLYIASMWVNGITQGLMWRAINDDGTLTYSFVEALQASHPGYIVRALGGAFFASGMLLMAYNVFRTVRAANPVQAEEAAKIVVVGAH, encoded by the coding sequence ATGAGCACAGCAATCAGTCCGACTGCTTATAACTATAAGGTCGTCCGCCAGTTCGCCATCATGACGGTGGTCTGGGGGATCCTTGGCATGGGCCTCGGCGTCTTCATCGCCTCGCAGCTGGTGTGGCCGCAACTGAACCTGGACCTGCCCTGGACCAGCTTCGGCCGCCTGCGCCCGCTGCACACCAACCTGGTGATCTTCGCCTTCGGGGGCTGTGCGCTGTTCGGCACCAGCTACTACGTGGTGCAGCGCACCTGCCAAACCCGGCTGATCTCCGACAGCATGGCCGCCTTCACCTTCTGGGGTTGGCAGGCGGTGATCGTCGGCGCGCTGATCACCCTGCCGATGGGCTACACCACCACCAAGGAATACGCTGAGCTCGAGTGGCCGCTGGCGATCCTGCTGGCCGTCGTCTGGGTCACCTACGGCTTGGTGTTCTTCGGCACCATCGTCAAGCGCAAGACCAAGCACATCTATGTCGGCAACTGGTTCTACGGTGCCTTCATCGTGGTGACCGCGATGCTGCACATCGTCAACCACATCTCGCTGCCGGTGAGCCTGTTCAAGTCGTACTCGGCCTACTCCGGCGCCACCGACGCGATGATCCAGTGGTGGTACGGCCACAACGCCGTAGGTTTCTTCCTCACCACCGGCTTCCTGGGGATGATGTACTACTTCGTGCCCAAGCAAGCCGAACGGCCGATCTACTCGTACCGCCTGTCGATCGTGCACTTCTGGGCGCTGATCACCCTGTACATCTGGGCTGGCCCGCACCACCTGCACTACACCGCCCTGCCTGACTGGGCGCAGTCGCTGGGCATGGTGATGTCGATCATCCTGCTGGCACCCAGCTGGGGCGGCATGATCAACGGCATGATGACCCTGTCGGGCGCCTGGCACAAACTGCGCACCGACCCGATCCTGCGCTTCCTGGTGGTGTCGCTGGCGTTCTACGGCATGTCCACCTTCGAAGGCCCGATGATGGCCATCAAGACCGTGAACTCGCTGTCGCACTACACCGACTGGACCATCGGCCATGTCCACGCTGGCGCCCTCGGCTGGGTAGCAATGATCTCGATCGGTGCCGTGTACCACATGATTCCGCGCTTGTATGGCCGCGAGCAGATGCACAGTGTCGGGCTGATCAACGCGCACTTCTGGCTGGCCACCATCGGCACCGTGCTGTACATCGCTTCGATGTGGGTCAACGGCATCACCCAAGGCCTGATGTGGCGCGCCATCAACGATGACGGCACCCTCACCTACTCGTTCGTCGAAGCCCTGCAGGCCAGCCACCCCGGCTATATCGTCCGCGCCCTGGGCGGTGCGTTCTTCGCCAGCGGCATGCTGCTGATGGCCTACAACGTGTTCCGTACCGTACGTGCCGCCAACCCGGTACAGGCTGAGGAAGCCGCCAAGATCGTCGTCGTGGGAGCGCACTGA
- the ccoO gene encoding cytochrome-c oxidase, cbb3-type subunit II, with amino-acid sequence MKHEAVEKNIGLLAFFMVIAVSVGGLTQIVPLFFQDVTNKPVEGMKPRTALELEGRDIYIREGCVGCHSQMIRPFRAETERYGHYSVAGESVWDHPFLWGSKRTGPDLARVGGRYSDDWHRAHLYNPRNVVPESKMPSYPWLVENKLDGKDTAKKMEVLRTLGTPYTDADIAGARDAVKGKTEMDAIVAYLQGLGTIIKSKR; translated from the coding sequence ATGAAGCATGAAGCCGTCGAGAAGAACATAGGCCTGCTGGCCTTCTTCATGGTCATCGCCGTGAGCGTTGGTGGCCTGACCCAGATCGTCCCGCTGTTTTTCCAGGACGTTACCAACAAGCCGGTCGAGGGCATGAAGCCGCGTACCGCGCTGGAACTTGAAGGCCGCGACATCTACATCCGCGAAGGCTGCGTAGGCTGCCACTCGCAGATGATTCGCCCGTTCCGCGCCGAAACCGAACGCTACGGCCACTACTCGGTAGCCGGTGAAAGCGTGTGGGACCACCCGTTCCTGTGGGGCTCCAAGCGGACCGGGCCAGACCTCGCCCGGGTGGGTGGCCGCTATTCCGATGACTGGCACCGTGCGCACCTGTACAACCCGCGCAACGTGGTACCTGAGTCGAAGATGCCGTCCTACCCGTGGCTGGTCGAGAACAAGCTCGACGGCAAGGACACCGCGAAGAAAATGGAAGTGCTGCGCACCCTCGGCACCCCCTACACCGACGCCGACATTGCCGGCGCCCGTGACGCGGTCAAGGGCAAGACCGAAATGGACGCCATCGTCGCGTACCTGCAGGGTCTTGGCACCATCATCAAAAGCAAACGGTGA
- a CDS encoding CcoQ/FixQ family Cbb3-type cytochrome c oxidase assembly chaperone, whose protein sequence is MDIGMIRGLGTVVVMVAFVGLALWVFNPRRKKDFDEATQLPFADDPEASRHVEQAKASGSKQQ, encoded by the coding sequence ATGGATATCGGGATGATTCGCGGCCTGGGCACCGTCGTGGTGATGGTGGCCTTCGTGGGCCTGGCGCTGTGGGTGTTCAACCCACGGCGTAAAAAGGATTTCGACGAAGCGACCCAACTGCCCTTCGCGGATGACCCCGAGGCCAGCCGGCACGTCGAGCAAGCAAAAGCTTCTGGGAGCAAACAACAATGA
- the ccoP gene encoding cytochrome-c oxidase, cbb3-type subunit III produces MTTFWSLYVTVLTLGTIFSLTWLLLSTRKGQREEVTDETVGHAFDGIEEYDNPLPKWWFWLFVGTIIFALGYLVLYPGLGNWKGILPGYSYLDNDKQTEFANGQPGWTGVHEWEKEMAKADARFGPIFAKFAAMPIEAVAKDPQALKMGARLFASNCSVCHGSDAKGAFGFPNLTDNDWRWGGEPDTIKTTIMGGRHGVMPAWAEVIGDQGVADVAAFVVSKLDGRTLPEGAKADVDNGQKIFAANCVACHGPEGKGTPAMGAPNLTHPQAFIYGSSFAQLQQTIRYGRQGQMPAQEQLQGNDKVHLLAAYVYSLSHQGEPTKAE; encoded by the coding sequence ATGACAACCTTCTGGAGTCTGTACGTTACCGTCCTGACCCTGGGCACCATCTTCTCGTTGACCTGGCTGCTGCTGTCCACCCGCAAGGGCCAGCGCGAAGAGGTCACCGACGAAACCGTCGGGCATGCCTTCGATGGCATCGAGGAATACGACAACCCGCTGCCAAAATGGTGGTTCTGGCTGTTCGTCGGCACCATCATCTTCGCCCTCGGCTACCTGGTGTTGTACCCGGGTCTGGGCAACTGGAAAGGCATTTTGCCGGGCTACTCGTACCTGGATAACGACAAGCAGACCGAGTTCGCCAATGGCCAGCCGGGCTGGACTGGCGTACACGAGTGGGAAAAGGAAATGGCCAAGGCCGACGCCCGCTTCGGGCCGATCTTCGCCAAGTTCGCGGCCATGCCCATCGAGGCAGTAGCCAAGGACCCGCAAGCCCTGAAGATGGGTGCGCGGCTGTTCGCCTCCAACTGCTCGGTGTGCCATGGCTCCGATGCCAAGGGTGCCTTCGGCTTCCCCAACCTGACCGACAACGACTGGCGTTGGGGTGGCGAGCCGGACACCATCAAGACCACCATCATGGGCGGTCGCCATGGCGTGATGCCGGCCTGGGCCGAGGTGATCGGTGATCAGGGCGTGGCTGACGTGGCGGCGTTCGTGGTCAGCAAGCTGGATGGCCGCACGCTGCCAGAAGGCGCGAAGGCCGATGTCGACAACGGGCAGAAGATCTTCGCGGCCAATTGCGTGGCCTGCCACGGGCCGGAAGGCAAGGGTACGCCAGCCATGGGCGCGCCTAACCTGACGCACCCGCAGGCGTTCATCTACGGTTCGAGCTTTGCCCAGCTGCAGCAGACCATCCGCTATGGTCGCCAGGGGCAGATGCCGGCACAGGAACAACTGCAGGGTAATGACAAGGTGCACCTGCTGGCGGCTTATGTTTACAGCCTGTCGCATCAGGGTGAGCCTACCAAGGCTGAGTAA
- the ccoG gene encoding cytochrome c oxidase accessory protein CcoG, with amino-acid sequence MSKQIPVHDVTPPASKGKDSVDLYASREKIYTRAFTGLFRRLRMVGGAVLFLLYFGTVWLNWGGHQAVWWNLPERKFYIFGATIWPQDFILLSGILIVAAFGLFFVTVYAGRVWCGYTCPQSVWTWIFMWCEKVTEGDRNQRMKLDKAPMSSNKFLRKFAKHSLWLLIGFVTGMTFVGYFSPIRELVIEFFTGQADGWAYFWVGFFTLATYGNAGWLREQVCVYMCPYARFQSVMFDKDTLIVSYDPRRGETRGPRKKDADYKAQGLGDCIDCTMCVQVCPTGIDIRDGLQIECIGCAACIDACDSIMDKMNYPKGLISYTTEHNLSGQKTHMLRPRLIGYALVLLVMIIGLATAFATRSLVGFDVSKDRVLYRENAQGRIENVYSLKVMNKDQRDHVYVLDAAGLPDLKLEGQREIRVAAGDIVSLPVQLSVAPEKLPSTTNEITFILKSADDSDAKVEAKSRFIGPQIR; translated from the coding sequence ATGAGCAAGCAAATTCCGGTACATGACGTCACCCCGCCTGCCAGCAAAGGGAAGGATTCCGTCGACCTCTACGCCTCGCGCGAAAAAATCTACACCCGCGCCTTCACCGGCCTGTTCCGTCGCCTGCGCATGGTCGGCGGTGCGGTGCTGTTCCTGCTGTACTTCGGCACCGTGTGGCTGAACTGGGGCGGCCACCAAGCGGTGTGGTGGAACCTGCCCGAGCGCAAGTTCTACATCTTCGGCGCCACTATCTGGCCGCAAGACTTCATCCTGCTCTCGGGCATCCTAATCGTCGCCGCCTTCGGCCTGTTCTTCGTGACGGTCTACGCCGGCCGGGTGTGGTGCGGCTACACCTGCCCGCAAAGCGTGTGGACGTGGATTTTCATGTGGTGCGAAAAAGTCACCGAAGGTGACCGCAACCAGCGCATGAAGCTCGACAAAGCCCCCATGAGCAGCAACAAGTTCCTGCGCAAATTCGCCAAGCACAGCCTGTGGCTGCTGATCGGGTTTGTCACCGGCATGACCTTCGTCGGCTATTTCTCGCCGATCCGTGAACTGGTCATCGAGTTCTTCACCGGCCAGGCTGACGGCTGGGCTTATTTCTGGGTCGGCTTCTTTACCCTCGCCACCTACGGCAATGCCGGCTGGCTGCGCGAGCAGGTGTGCGTGTACATGTGCCCGTATGCACGCTTCCAGAGCGTGATGTTCGACAAAGACACCCTGATCGTGTCCTACGACCCGCGCCGTGGTGAAACCCGCGGGCCACGCAAGAAAGACGCTGACTACAAGGCCCAAGGCTTGGGTGACTGCATCGATTGCACGATGTGCGTGCAGGTCTGCCCCACCGGCATCGACATCCGTGACGGCCTGCAGATCGAGTGCATCGGCTGCGCCGCGTGCATCGACGCCTGTGACAGCATCATGGACAAGATGAACTACCCCAAAGGGCTGATCAGCTACACCACCGAGCACAACCTGTCCGGGCAAAAAACCCACATGCTGCGGCCGCGCCTGATCGGTTATGCGCTGGTGTTGCTGGTGATGATCATCGGCCTGGCCACGGCCTTCGCCACGCGCTCGCTGGTCGGTTTCGACGTCAGCAAGGACCGCGTGCTGTACCGCGAAAACGCCCAGGGTCGGATCGAGAACGTGTACAGCCTGAAAGTGATGAACAAAGACCAACGCGACCACGTCTACGTGCTGGACGCCGCCGGCCTGCCGGACCTGAAGCTCGAAGGCCAGCGGGAGATCCGCGTAGCGGCCGGCGATATCGTCAGCCTGCCGGTGCAGTTGTCGGTCGCCCCCGAGAAGCTGCCATCGACCACCAACGAAATCACCTTCATCCTCAAAAGCGCCGACGACAGCGACGCCAAGGTTGAAGCCAAGAGCCGCTTCATCGGCCCACAGATCCGCTAA
- a CDS encoding FixH family protein — translation MPAATAASPWYKHLWPWIIIGILTTSVCLSLTMVSIAVRNPDNLVNDNYYEAGKGINRSLDRELLAQNLGLKASLHLDELTGEVDLRLTGNSDPQSLELNLISPTQPEKDRKVLLSRVEPGRYVGQLEDTVDGRRFVELLGSQNDQVWRLFEEEKVEHGVTLQLGDEALQGAEHQ, via the coding sequence ATGCCTGCTGCTACCGCCGCCAGCCCATGGTACAAGCACCTTTGGCCCTGGATCATCATCGGCATCCTGACCACCTCGGTGTGCCTGAGCCTGACCATGGTCAGCATCGCTGTGCGCAACCCGGACAACCTGGTAAACGACAACTACTACGAGGCCGGGAAAGGCATCAACCGCTCGCTGGACCGTGAATTACTGGCGCAGAACCTGGGCCTTAAGGCCAGCCTGCACCTGGACGAGCTGACCGGTGAAGTGGACCTGCGCCTGACCGGCAATAGCGACCCACAAAGCTTGGAGCTGAACCTGATTTCGCCAACCCAGCCGGAGAAGGACCGCAAAGTGCTGCTGAGCCGGGTCGAGCCTGGGCGTTATGTGGGGCAGTTGGAAGACACGGTTGACGGGCGACGCTTTGTCGAGCTGCTGGGTAGCCAAAATGACCAGGTGTGGCGCCTGTTCGAGGAAGAGAAAGTGGAGCATGGTGTGACCTTGCAGCTGGGTGATGAAGCCCTCCAGGGCGCCGAACACCAATAA
- a CDS encoding heavy metal translocating P-type ATPase — protein MTQPTPCYHCALPVPTGGRFTAVVLGEPRQFCCPGCQAVAESIVAGGLEHYYQHRSDNSANPEALPKQLQDELALYDRSDVQQTFVRHAGDLAETTLLVEGISCAACGWLIEKHLRNLPGVAEARLNLSNHRLQLNWDDKQLPLSRLLAELRQIGYAAHPYQPDQAAEQLARENRSALRRLGVAGLLWFQAMMATMATWPEFNIDLSPELHTILRWVALFLTIPIVFYSCAPFFKGAARDLRTRHLTMDVSVSLAIALAFGAGIWTAITGSGELYFDTVGMFALFLLTGRYLERRARERTAAATAQLVNLLPASCLRLDALGRSERILLSELHCGDTVQVLPGAVIPADGRIVEGRSSVDESLLTGEYLPQPRRVGERVTGGTLNVESTLNVEVEALGHDSRLSAIVRLLERAQTEKPRLAEIADRASQWFLLFSLLAAVVIGLGWWYLDPARAFWIVLAMLVATCPCALSLATPTALTAATGTLHKLGLLVTRGHVLEGLNQIDTVIFDKTGTLTEGRLTLRSIRPLGSLPADRCLALAAALENRSEHPIARAFGRTATPADDVQTVPGLGLEGLVEGQRLRIGQATFVCALSGAEIPGVPEPRGQWLLLGDRHGPLAWFGLDDRLRDDAPALLAACKARGWRTLLLSGDSSPMVAEVAAQLGIDQAIGGLRPDDKLDRLKALQATGRKVLMLGDGVNDVPVLAAADISIAMGSATDLAKTSADAVLLSNRLQALVQAFELARRTRRNILENLLWATLYNGLMLPFAALGWITPVWAAIGMSVSSLIVVLNALRLTRMPLAAGLLPLEAPLPGRKSPCPPSMS, from the coding sequence ATGACCCAGCCCACCCCCTGCTACCACTGCGCCCTGCCCGTCCCCACCGGCGGCCGCTTCACCGCCGTGGTCCTCGGTGAGCCCCGGCAGTTCTGCTGCCCCGGCTGCCAAGCGGTGGCCGAGTCGATCGTCGCCGGCGGCCTGGAGCACTACTACCAGCACCGCAGCGACAACAGTGCCAACCCCGAAGCGCTGCCCAAACAACTGCAGGACGAACTGGCTCTGTACGACCGCAGCGACGTCCAGCAGACCTTCGTCCGCCATGCTGGCGACCTGGCCGAAACCACCTTGCTGGTCGAAGGCATCAGTTGCGCCGCCTGTGGCTGGCTGATCGAAAAGCACCTGCGCAACCTGCCCGGCGTCGCCGAGGCGCGCCTGAACCTGTCCAACCACCGCCTGCAGCTGAACTGGGACGACAAGCAACTGCCGCTGTCACGCCTGCTGGCCGAGCTGCGCCAGATCGGCTACGCCGCCCACCCCTACCAGCCGGACCAGGCCGCCGAGCAACTGGCCCGGGAAAACCGCAGCGCCCTGCGCCGCCTGGGCGTGGCCGGGCTGCTGTGGTTCCAGGCGATGATGGCAACCATGGCCACCTGGCCAGAATTCAACATCGACTTGTCGCCAGAGCTGCACACTATCCTGCGCTGGGTGGCGCTGTTCCTTACCATTCCCATCGTGTTCTACAGCTGCGCGCCGTTTTTCAAAGGCGCGGCACGCGACTTGCGCACCCGCCACCTGACCATGGACGTTTCGGTGTCACTGGCCATTGCCCTGGCGTTTGGCGCTGGCATCTGGACCGCCATCACCGGCAGCGGCGAGCTGTATTTCGACACCGTTGGCATGTTCGCGCTGTTCTTGCTCACCGGCCGTTATCTGGAGCGCCGCGCCCGCGAACGCACCGCAGCAGCCACTGCGCAGTTGGTCAACCTGCTACCCGCCTCGTGCCTGCGCCTGGACGCCCTGGGCCGTAGCGAGCGCATCCTGCTCAGCGAACTGCACTGTGGCGACACCGTGCAGGTGCTGCCAGGCGCGGTGATCCCGGCAGACGGGCGCATCGTCGAAGGCCGCTCCAGCGTCGACGAATCGTTGCTGACCGGCGAATACCTGCCGCAACCGCGCCGGGTTGGCGAACGGGTCACCGGCGGCACGCTTAATGTCGAAAGCACCCTGAACGTGGAGGTCGAAGCCCTCGGCCACGATTCGCGGCTGTCGGCCATCGTCCGCCTGCTGGAACGCGCCCAGACCGAAAAACCGCGCCTGGCCGAAATCGCTGACCGCGCCTCGCAATGGTTCCTGTTGTTCTCGCTGCTGGCCGCCGTGGTCATCGGCCTGGGGTGGTGGTACCTGGACCCGGCGCGGGCGTTCTGGATCGTGCTGGCCATGCTGGTGGCAACCTGCCCTTGCGCGCTATCGCTGGCCACGCCCACGGCGCTGACCGCTGCCACCGGCACCTTGCACAAGCTCGGCCTGCTGGTGACCCGTGGCCATGTGCTGGAAGGCTTGAACCAGATCGACACGGTGATTTTCGACAAGACTGGCACGCTGACCGAAGGGCGCCTGACGTTACGTAGCATTCGCCCGCTCGGCAGCCTGCCTGCCGACCGTTGCCTGGCCCTGGCGGCAGCACTGGAAAACCGCTCCGAACACCCCATTGCCCGCGCCTTTGGCCGCACCGCCACGCCTGCCGACGACGTGCAGACCGTGCCGGGCCTGGGCCTGGAAGGGCTGGTCGAAGGGCAACGCTTGCGCATAGGCCAAGCGACCTTCGTCTGCGCCCTGAGCGGCGCAGAAATCCCCGGCGTACCGGAACCGCGCGGCCAGTGGCTGCTGCTGGGCGACCGCCACGGGCCACTGGCCTGGTTCGGCCTGGACGACCGCCTGCGCGACGACGCCCCGGCCCTGCTGGCGGCCTGCAAGGCGCGTGGCTGGCGCACCCTGCTGCTGTCGGGCGACAGCTCGCCAATGGTCGCCGAAGTGGCAGCGCAGTTGGGCATCGACCAGGCTATCGGCGGCCTGCGCCCAGATGACAAACTGGACCGGCTGAAAGCGCTGCAGGCGACTGGGCGCAAGGTGCTGATGCTGGGCGACGGGGTCAACGACGTGCCGGTACTGGCGGCTGCCGACATCAGCATTGCCATGGGCAGCGCCACCGACCTGGCCAAGACCAGCGCCGATGCCGTGCTGCTGTCCAACCGCTTGCAGGCGCTGGTGCAAGCCTTTGAACTGGCCCGCCGTACCCGCCGCAACATCCTGGAGAACCTGCTGTGGGCGACGCTGTATAATGGCTTGATGTTGCCGTTTGCCGCGCTTGGCTGGATCACCCCGGTGTGGGCGGCCATCGGTATGTCGGTCAGCTCGCTGATCGTGGTGCTCAATGCCTTGCGCCTGACCCGCATGCCACTGGCAGCGGGCCTGCTGCCCCTTGAAGCCCCCTTGCCCGGGAGGAAGTCACCATGCCCGCCCTCTATGTCATGA
- the ccoS gene encoding cbb3-type cytochrome oxidase assembly protein CcoS — protein sequence MPALYVMIPAALLLVGVAVYIFFWAVDSGQYDDLEGPAHSILFDEQDPRHQAAVKPDDSQANTEKDLPPRA from the coding sequence ATGCCCGCCCTCTATGTCATGATCCCTGCAGCCCTGCTGCTGGTCGGCGTGGCCGTGTACATCTTCTTCTGGGCGGTGGACAGCGGCCAGTACGACGACCTTGAAGGCCCCGCCCATAGCATCCTGTTCGACGAACAGGACCCACGCCACCAGGCCGCGGTGAAACCTGACGACAGCCAAGCCAACACCGAAAAGGACCTGCCACCTCGTGCCTGA